The Proteus vulgaris genome has a segment encoding these proteins:
- the ompX_2 gene encoding outer membrane protein produces MKNILLLACLPFSLFFTTSIYAKNSNTLVSIGYAHIKIKDLPTANGINMKYQFNPNTNKKTSLRLSGTIAHRSLSHSGRLRYISLAMGPAYALTPFVELYGVIGVSGMSYQTPENINKDHSSKSVSWGTGITLTSPQNITLTLGYEGSHFKMEGKNHPSKTLIASIGYRF; encoded by the coding sequence ATGAAAAACATTTTATTATTAGCTTGCTTACCTTTTTCTTTATTTTTCACCACATCAATTTATGCAAAAAACAGTAACACTCTAGTTTCTATTGGCTACGCTCATATCAAAATAAAAGATTTACCCACAGCTAATGGGATAAATATGAAATATCAGTTTAATCCCAATACGAATAAAAAAACCTCTCTACGACTTTCAGGAACAATAGCACACAGATCGTTATCCCATAGTGGAAGATTACGTTATATCTCACTTGCAATGGGTCCTGCCTATGCATTAACACCTTTTGTTGAACTATACGGCGTTATTGGGGTAAGTGGTATGAGTTATCAAACACCAGAAAATATAAATAAAGACCATTCATCTAAATCAGTAAGTTGGGGAACGGGTATCACGTTAACATCACCACAAAATATTACACTTACTTTAGGCTATGAGGGTAGTCATTTCAAAATGGAAGGAAAAAACCATCCAAGCAAGACACTTATCGCCAGTATTGGTTATCGGTTTTGA
- the chbF_2 gene encoding 6-phospho-beta-glucosidase (cellobiose-6-phosphate hydrolase), with the protein MSHKLKIVTIGGGSSYTPELLEGFIKRYHELPITELWLVDVEEGKEKLDIIFELCQRMVKKAGIPLTIYKTLNRREALKDADFVTTQLRVGQLKARELDESIPLSHGYLGQETNGAGGLFKGLRTIPVIFDIIKDVEEICPNAWIINFTNPAGMVTEAVYRHTNFKKFIGVCNIPIGMKMFITDVLKLTDKDELSIDLFGLNHMVFIKDVIVNGQSRFPELLDGVASGTLTAGSVKNIFDLPFSEGLIRSLNMLPCSYLLYYFKQKEMLAIEMGEYYKGGARAKVVQKVEKQLFELYKDPDLNIKPKELELRGGAYYSDAACEVINAIYNDKQAEHYVNIPHYGHIDNIPADWSIEVTAILGRDGAKPHPRLTHFDEKVMGLIHTIKAFEIAASKAAISGELNDALLAMNLTPLVLSDRDAEVLTRELLLAHKAHLPHFAKVIAELEKASH; encoded by the coding sequence ATGAGTCATAAATTAAAAATCGTTACCATTGGTGGTGGAAGCAGTTATACGCCTGAATTATTAGAAGGTTTTATTAAGCGTTACCATGAACTACCGATTACAGAATTATGGTTAGTGGATGTTGAAGAAGGTAAAGAGAAGCTTGATATTATTTTTGAACTTTGCCAACGTATGGTCAAAAAAGCGGGTATTCCTTTAACTATTTATAAAACACTTAATCGCCGTGAAGCATTAAAAGATGCAGATTTTGTGACAACACAATTGCGTGTTGGTCAATTAAAAGCAAGAGAGCTTGATGAGTCTATTCCTTTAAGCCATGGCTATTTAGGTCAAGAAACTAATGGTGCGGGTGGATTATTTAAAGGCTTACGTACTATCCCCGTTATTTTCGATATTATTAAAGATGTTGAAGAAATTTGCCCTAATGCGTGGATCATCAATTTTACGAATCCAGCAGGTATGGTAACTGAAGCAGTTTATCGTCATACCAACTTTAAGAAATTTATTGGCGTTTGTAATATCCCAATTGGCATGAAGATGTTTATTACAGATGTTCTGAAGTTAACAGATAAAGATGAACTCTCCATTGATTTATTTGGTTTAAATCACATGGTGTTTATTAAAGATGTCATTGTAAATGGTCAGTCTCGTTTTCCTGAATTATTAGATGGCGTCGCTTCAGGAACATTAACTGCAGGTTCAGTGAAGAATATTTTTGATTTACCGTTTAGTGAAGGGCTAATTCGTTCTCTTAATATGTTACCGTGCTCTTATTTACTGTATTACTTCAAGCAAAAAGAGATGTTAGCCATTGAAATGGGCGAATATTACAAAGGTGGTGCTCGTGCTAAAGTGGTACAAAAAGTCGAAAAACAATTGTTTGAATTGTATAAGGATCCCGATTTAAACATTAAGCCCAAAGAGTTGGAATTGCGCGGTGGGGCTTATTATTCTGATGCAGCCTGTGAAGTGATTAACGCTATTTATAATGATAAACAAGCTGAGCATTATGTGAATATTCCACATTATGGTCATATTGATAATATTCCCGCAGATTGGTCGATTGAAGTGACTGCAATTTTAGGTCGAGATGGCGCTAAACCTCATCCTCGATTAACACATTTTGATGAAAAAGTGATGGGATTAATTCATACCATTAAAGCCTTTGAAATTGCGGCCAGTAAAGCGGCTATTAGCGGTGAATTAAATGACGCTTTATTAGCCATGAATTTAACGCCATTAGTACTTTCCGACAGAGATGCAGAAGTGCTTACACGTGAGCTGTTATTAGCGCATAAAGCACATCTACCGCATTTTGCTAAAGTAATTGCTGAGTTAGAAAAAGCCTCTCATTAA
- the chbR gene encoding DNA-binding transcriptional regulator ChbR — MVESLRAQSEIRMVYEDQLFNGKNFHVFIYNKTESVSGLHQHDYYEFTIVLTGRYYQEINGKKILLERGDFVFIPIGSHHQSFYEFGATRILNVGISKAFFDKHYLSLLPSYFIASQVYELKNEFLSYIESVIGSLNFRHTEFNEFIEIVTFNVVNRLRHHRENRTQDDIPLWLRDTVGEMHDKQKFGENALVNMVMLSGKSQEYLTRATRRYYDKTPMQIIHDIRINFAKKQLEITNYSITDIAFDAGYSSPSLFIKTFKKITSLTPNSYRKNLCSIKETN; from the coding sequence GTGGTGGAGTCATTGAGAGCACAAAGCGAAATACGTATGGTCTATGAAGATCAGCTATTTAATGGCAAAAATTTTCATGTTTTTATTTATAATAAAACAGAAAGTGTCAGCGGACTGCATCAACATGATTATTACGAATTCACCATTGTTTTAACAGGGCGTTATTATCAAGAGATTAATGGTAAAAAGATTTTATTAGAGCGTGGTGATTTTGTTTTTATTCCCATAGGCTCTCATCATCAGAGTTTTTATGAGTTTGGTGCGACACGTATTTTAAATGTTGGGATCAGTAAAGCTTTTTTTGATAAACATTATCTCTCGTTATTACCTTCTTATTTTATTGCCTCACAAGTTTATGAATTAAAAAATGAGTTTCTTTCCTATATAGAATCCGTTATTGGCTCATTAAATTTCCGCCATACGGAATTTAATGAATTTATTGAAATTGTCACCTTTAATGTGGTGAATAGATTACGACACCATCGAGAAAATAGAACACAAGATGATATTCCTTTATGGCTAAGAGATACCGTAGGCGAGATGCATGACAAACAAAAATTTGGTGAGAATGCACTTGTTAATATGGTTATGTTATCTGGGAAATCACAAGAGTATTTAACCCGAGCAACTCGGCGTTATTACGATAAAACACCCATGCAAATCATTCATGATATTCGAATAAATTTTGCCAAAAAACAGTTAGAAATAACAAACTATTCGATAACTGATATAGCCTTTGATGCAGGTTACAGTAGCCCGAGTTTATTTATTAAGACATTTAAGAAAATAACATCGCTGACACCCAATAGTTATCGGAAAAACTTATGCAGTATTAAAGAGACAAATTAA
- a CDS encoding Putative bacterial virulence factor — translation MNMMDEKQLTAKWDAIYQGAGKAIDWVNTVRGNAPRLNTEADSLIYRLRRSRNMAKNLSLATQRPMSVGFFGLSQAGKSYLISALAAGQEGRLRTSMSGKTLDFIDHINPPGGGKEATGLVTRFSRKATKGTQAFPVELHLFSEIEIVKILANAYLYDFNQEKIDFELDEEKISRLINSLSSQRSATAVAGITHDDVVSLWDYLQRHAEKSQKKLATTYWPKAIELAPYLSIAQRAKLFSVLWGDIAELTSAYQRFSTTLATLGNAPLVLAPLSSLVKEQDGVLVQNDSIMNVDMLERLNTTNDSQISICPVHGDRIDAPVTLSLAELTALTVELVVPLLDAPSKTLFEQVELLDFPGYRGRLGAETMADVRRQVNDDSANPLAQLILRGKVAYLFERYTDNQEMNVLVVCTASNKQSDVKEVGAVLTEWINNTQGKDAQTRAKRPSGLIWAMTMFDMRITNSLTMNEALLRQSWGKGGMIKMAMLERFGQYEWMSSDWVNGEAFNNTFLVRKPGVPTPFIQISNGKETFLNEDSVSQLHLMKKTFAEDDTVQRYIREPDQAWDAMLSLNDGGMQRLADYLETVALKSLKLERINEQLQEIQRDLIGHHLEKWYQSGGEEELQVKRRNAATILRFMQSRPYLQGALLDYLLPSRKSLYDLYMQEKEVIETLSDNKKTTQAPISAFAAMEQPTFDLFSDAPISLVSEEDEVPKGHGNEVTYPKKVMALWINHLRSLPDNNTLLTYLGIDQEIMVLLVDELITAINRLGVEQRMLKTLAGTEAIARRDDLAEQQSSRVYNVLGDFITWFNFKDNGVEKPESKINVGHKIFERPDNTSVQWGDDERLVRLPTNPVNYTLLFVIDWLIALSAIITENAGHSAGREISAEQNAQLGQIIQTMKSSVVES, via the coding sequence ATGAATATGATGGATGAAAAACAGTTAACAGCTAAATGGGATGCCATTTATCAAGGCGCAGGCAAAGCTATTGATTGGGTGAATACAGTAAGAGGTAATGCGCCTCGTTTAAATACGGAAGCAGATAGCCTTATTTATCGTCTGCGTCGTAGCCGTAATATGGCAAAAAATCTCAGTTTAGCGACCCAGCGCCCAATGTCGGTTGGCTTTTTTGGTCTCTCTCAGGCGGGAAAATCATACCTGATTTCAGCCCTTGCCGCAGGGCAAGAAGGCCGTTTAAGAACCAGTATGTCGGGTAAAACCCTGGATTTTATTGACCATATCAATCCTCCTGGTGGTGGTAAAGAGGCCACGGGTTTAGTGACTCGCTTTAGTCGCAAAGCGACGAAAGGTACACAAGCGTTTCCTGTAGAGCTACACCTTTTTAGCGAAATTGAAATTGTTAAAATCCTTGCTAACGCTTACCTTTATGACTTTAATCAGGAGAAAATTGATTTTGAATTAGATGAAGAGAAAATCTCTCGTTTAATCAATTCATTAAGCTCACAACGTAGTGCTACCGCTGTCGCAGGTATTACGCACGACGATGTCGTATCATTATGGGATTACCTGCAACGTCACGCAGAAAAAAGTCAGAAAAAATTAGCAACAACCTATTGGCCTAAAGCGATTGAGTTAGCACCTTATCTCAGTATTGCGCAACGCGCTAAGCTATTTTCTGTGTTATGGGGCGATATTGCAGAACTGACATCCGCTTATCAGCGTTTTAGTACCACTCTCGCGACCTTGGGTAATGCCCCACTGGTTTTGGCTCCGCTTTCTTCTTTAGTCAAAGAACAAGACGGTGTGTTAGTACAAAACGACAGTATTATGAACGTAGATATGTTAGAGCGTCTCAATACTACCAATGATAGCCAGATCAGCATTTGCCCTGTTCATGGTGATCGTATTGATGCCCCTGTTACCCTTTCTTTAGCGGAACTGACCGCACTCACCGTTGAATTAGTCGTACCGTTATTAGATGCACCAAGCAAAACACTGTTTGAACAGGTTGAGCTACTGGATTTTCCGGGTTATCGCGGACGTTTAGGTGCTGAAACCATGGCGGATGTGCGTCGTCAGGTCAATGATGATAGCGCAAACCCACTCGCTCAGCTTATTCTCCGGGGTAAAGTCGCCTACCTGTTTGAGCGTTATACCGATAACCAAGAGATGAATGTGCTGGTGGTATGTACCGCATCAAACAAGCAATCTGATGTAAAAGAAGTCGGTGCAGTACTCACAGAGTGGATCAATAACACGCAAGGTAAAGATGCACAAACTCGTGCTAAACGTCCTTCTGGCTTGATTTGGGCGATGACGATGTTTGATATGCGTATTACCAACTCATTAACCATGAATGAAGCACTATTACGCCAATCATGGGGTAAAGGTGGCATGATAAAAATGGCCATGTTAGAGCGCTTTGGTCAATACGAATGGATGTCATCGGATTGGGTCAATGGTGAAGCATTTAATAACACCTTTTTAGTACGTAAGCCTGGCGTACCCACACCGTTTATTCAAATTAGTAATGGCAAAGAGACATTTCTAAATGAAGACAGTGTTTCTCAGCTACATCTGATGAAAAAAACCTTTGCTGAAGATGATACGGTCCAACGTTATATCCGTGAACCAGACCAAGCATGGGATGCCATGTTGTCGCTTAACGATGGTGGAATGCAACGCCTTGCTGATTATCTGGAAACGGTTGCCTTAAAATCACTAAAACTTGAACGTATCAATGAGCAATTACAAGAAATTCAACGTGATTTAATCGGTCATCATCTTGAAAAATGGTATCAATCTGGCGGTGAAGAGGAGTTACAGGTAAAACGCCGTAATGCCGCGACTATTTTGCGTTTTATGCAAAGTCGCCCTTATTTACAAGGTGCATTACTGGATTACCTGTTGCCTTCTCGTAAATCACTCTACGACCTGTATATGCAGGAAAAAGAAGTGATTGAAACACTTTCAGATAACAAAAAAACGACGCAAGCCCCTATTTCTGCCTTTGCAGCAATGGAACAACCTACATTTGATCTTTTTAGCGATGCGCCAATTTCTCTGGTATCAGAAGAAGATGAAGTACCTAAAGGCCACGGCAATGAAGTGACTTATCCTAAAAAAGTCATGGCGTTATGGATAAATCATCTGCGTAGTCTGCCTGATAACAATACGTTATTAACCTATTTAGGCATTGATCAAGAAATTATGGTGTTGTTAGTTGATGAACTTATTACTGCTATCAATCGTCTTGGTGTTGAACAACGTATGTTGAAAACCCTAGCAGGCACAGAAGCCATTGCCCGTCGTGATGATTTAGCCGAACAGCAATCATCTCGCGTTTATAATGTTCTGGGTGATTTTATTACTTGGTTTAATTTCAAAGATAACGGCGTTGAGAAGCCAGAGAGCAAAATCAATGTCGGTCATAAGATCTTTGAAAGACCAGATAACACTAGCGTGCAATGGGGTGATGATGAGCGTTTAGTCCGCTTACCCACCAACCCTGTTAACTATACCCTTTTATTTGTAATTGATTGGCTTATCGCTTTATCAGCGATTATTACTGAGAATGCAGGGCATTCTGCAGGAAGAGAAATTAGTGCTGAACAAAACGCACAGTTAGGCCAAATCATTCAAACCATGAAATCATCCGTTGTGGAGTCATAA
- the chbA gene encoding N,N'-diacetylchitobiose-specific PTS system transporter subunit IIA: MLDIENTVDSSATDDEFEEIIMGLIINSGQARSVAYGALKKAKEGDFDGARKLMEQSREALNEAHKIQTRLIGDDQGVGKTKVSLVLVHAQDHLMTSMLARELVTELIELHEKIK; the protein is encoded by the coding sequence ATGTTAGATATTGAAAATACCGTTGATAGCAGTGCAACCGATGATGAATTTGAAGAGATCATCATGGGGCTTATTATTAATTCAGGTCAAGCTCGCAGTGTGGCTTATGGTGCATTAAAAAAAGCCAAAGAAGGTGATTTTGATGGCGCGAGAAAGTTAATGGAGCAATCTCGTGAAGCTTTAAATGAAGCTCATAAAATACAGACACGTTTAATTGGTGATGACCAAGGTGTGGGAAAAACGAAAGTCAGTTTAGTCTTAGTTCATGCTCAAGATCATTTAATGACGTCAATGTTAGCTAGAGAGTTAGTGACAGAGTTAATTGAGTTACATGAAAAGATAAAATAA
- the ompX_1 gene encoding outer membrane protein — translation MKTKLLSTLFISGLLATSSVYAQNDFKLDKTTLSAGYAQVKMAGQNIMHGGVFSIRQEINSQFGILATATYAQNEYDLNKPINTFFKDVNARYYSVMAGPTLRLNDFISVYGTAGMSQIQFKSESSEVKKLKKNAFSWGAGLIVNPAEMVSISLGYENSRFKFKDTDSKIILDGFVANIGYRF, via the coding sequence ATGAAAACAAAATTATTATCAACTTTATTTATTAGTGGCTTATTAGCTACCTCTTCTGTTTATGCGCAAAATGATTTTAAATTAGATAAAACCACACTTTCAGCGGGTTATGCACAGGTCAAAATGGCGGGTCAGAATATAATGCACGGTGGTGTCTTTTCTATTCGTCAAGAAATCAATTCCCAATTTGGTATTTTAGCAACAGCTACTTATGCTCAAAATGAATATGATTTAAATAAGCCTATTAATACTTTCTTTAAAGATGTGAATGCTCGTTATTACTCTGTAATGGCAGGTCCTACATTACGTCTCAATGATTTTATTAGTGTTTATGGCACCGCGGGTATGAGCCAAATTCAATTTAAATCTGAAAGTTCAGAAGTAAAAAAATTAAAGAAAAATGCATTTAGTTGGGGAGCGGGTTTAATCGTGAATCCTGCAGAAATGGTTTCTATTTCTCTTGGATATGAGAATAGCCGTTTTAAATTTAAAGATACCGACAGCAAAATTATTTTAGATGGTTTCGTAGCGAATATCGGTTACCGTTTCTAA
- a CDS encoding gliding motility-associated lipoprotein GldK, translating to MKFNLSLLTLSFALLSSSFTTSAQWDDKFVNPKALPDDVILPFPCEGSMVFRQVAVPLSQPLQDYSVTLGQEGDEWGYLEQSRAEHIAGSFPLKGKEKGRYYLMAKYPVTDLQYNAMQSTINGKACPVPSNKLRLPKVNISWYEAMQFADQYNQWLRSHHPEALPVEDGAKGFARLPTETEWEFAVRGGLKVSASEFRDTRFPMPEGTKNYIWSAGSQSSNGSLQLTGLLSPNPLGLHDMLGNVAEMMFEPFRLNKLDRLHGQAGGFIVRGGSYLTPESDIRSSWRQEEPYYTNTEVNKNKYTGFRLAIVAPTLTSRDKIKEIEKEWQQLGNEKTTHNNSKTNSDNSINSLNTLSTQVQDEALKKQLAELKNTLRANAQLRDEQRDQAIRTSLQLGAFLCTKLKDDGEFYDRLIALHEKNCPAGTKDTTCERRQEQVNEHKKTLDFVVSYYADTLVDMATTYDASLVKPQIDVVRQLMEARGKSNLNTYLSTYMQGLQGYWANGKVSRKEWLEACKKQ from the coding sequence GTGAAATTTAATTTATCGCTTTTAACTTTATCATTCGCGCTGTTATCTAGCAGTTTTACGACATCAGCCCAATGGGATGATAAATTTGTTAATCCAAAAGCCTTACCTGATGATGTGATATTGCCATTTCCTTGCGAAGGTTCGATGGTCTTTCGCCAAGTGGCCGTGCCATTAAGCCAACCATTACAAGACTACAGTGTTACTTTAGGGCAAGAAGGCGATGAATGGGGTTATTTAGAGCAATCACGAGCTGAACATATTGCGGGTAGCTTCCCACTCAAAGGTAAAGAAAAAGGCCGATATTACCTTATGGCGAAATATCCCGTCACTGATCTGCAATATAACGCCATGCAAAGCACCATTAATGGTAAAGCGTGCCCTGTTCCCTCGAATAAATTACGTTTACCGAAAGTGAATATTAGCTGGTACGAAGCGATGCAATTTGCCGATCAATATAATCAATGGCTAAGAAGCCACCATCCAGAAGCATTACCCGTTGAAGATGGCGCAAAAGGCTTTGCACGATTACCGACTGAAACTGAATGGGAATTTGCGGTGCGGGGTGGCCTAAAAGTTTCAGCATCCGAATTTCGTGATACTCGTTTTCCTATGCCGGAAGGCACCAAAAACTATATTTGGTCAGCAGGTAGCCAATCCTCTAATGGCTCATTACAACTCACCGGTTTGTTATCACCCAATCCATTAGGCTTACATGACATGTTAGGTAATGTCGCTGAAATGATGTTTGAGCCTTTTCGATTAAACAAGCTTGATCGCTTACACGGACAAGCGGGTGGATTTATTGTACGTGGTGGTAGTTATTTAACCCCAGAAAGTGATATACGCAGTTCATGGCGTCAAGAAGAGCCTTACTACACCAATACCGAGGTAAATAAAAATAAATACACAGGCTTTCGGTTAGCCATTGTTGCACCGACATTGACATCGCGCGATAAAATCAAAGAGATAGAAAAAGAGTGGCAACAATTAGGCAATGAGAAAACCACTCACAATAACTCAAAAACCAATAGCGATAATTCCATTAATAGCCTCAATACGCTCTCAACCCAAGTACAAGATGAAGCACTGAAAAAACAGTTAGCTGAATTGAAAAATACATTACGAGCAAATGCACAACTGCGTGATGAGCAACGAGATCAAGCTATCCGTACCTCACTGCAATTAGGTGCTTTTTTATGTACAAAGTTAAAAGATGATGGCGAATTCTATGACCGATTAATCGCATTACATGAAAAAAATTGTCCTGCAGGCACTAAAGATACCACTTGTGAACGACGTCAAGAGCAAGTCAATGAACATAAGAAAACACTCGACTTCGTTGTAAGCTATTACGCAGATACCTTAGTGGATATGGCGACCACATATGACGCCTCTTTAGTTAAACCGCAAATTGACGTTGTACGCCAATTGATGGAAGCCAGAGGTAAATCAAATTTAAATACGTACCTTTCAACATATATGCAGGGACTCCAAGGATATTGGGCTAACGGTAAAGTTTCACGGAAAGAATGGCTTGAAGCGTGCAAAAAACAATAA
- a CDS encoding lipoprotein releasing system, transmembrane protein, LolC/E family encodes MSLSNNNANPNRLGLLSSLAWRDLIYDRKVALCIVFSLVSVIAPLLLLFGLKNGIVTQLHNQLLNDPRNLEIRMLGNGNYPQSWFHEIAQKEEVRFVIPLTRSLNTQADIVIDGQRFIDNAEVIPTAENDPLLEGVIIPQNADTLVLSANAAQKLQANVGDSIRLFISRKLNGINERAKRTFTVGAIISDSKFSRAAAFVSLDVLVAMEDYRDGYQAPLFGITQGVEAKPRTQFAKARLYAKNLDTIAPLDDWFRQQHIDVITQKSQIDSVKAISYVLNVIFSVIAWVSLLGCIASLIGAFLANIDRKRKDMAVLRLLGFRQFAVSLYIVLQALLLTCVAFILALGLYGIGSTLFTTLLGTHLPEQAFVCQLTFWDLLIAMCSALLVALVVASIGALRAVSIEPAESLREI; translated from the coding sequence GTGTCTTTATCAAACAATAACGCCAATCCTAATCGCCTTGGCTTACTCAGCTCACTCGCTTGGCGTGACTTAATTTACGATCGCAAAGTCGCATTATGTATTGTGTTCTCTTTAGTCTCAGTTATTGCACCACTGTTACTGCTGTTTGGATTAAAAAACGGCATTGTGACACAACTTCATAACCAACTACTTAACGATCCTCGTAATCTTGAAATACGTATGCTAGGCAATGGCAATTACCCACAAAGTTGGTTTCATGAGATTGCGCAAAAAGAAGAGGTACGTTTTGTTATCCCATTAACACGTAGCTTAAATACCCAAGCGGATATTGTGATTGATGGACAACGTTTTATCGATAACGCTGAAGTTATCCCGACAGCAGAAAACGATCCTTTATTAGAGGGCGTTATTATTCCCCAAAATGCAGACACCTTAGTACTCTCTGCTAATGCCGCACAAAAATTACAGGCTAATGTCGGTGATAGCATCCGATTATTTATCAGCCGCAAACTTAATGGCATCAATGAACGTGCAAAACGTACCTTTACTGTTGGTGCCATTATCAGTGATAGCAAATTTTCAAGAGCTGCGGCCTTTGTTTCTCTTGATGTTTTAGTGGCAATGGAAGATTACCGTGATGGTTATCAAGCCCCTCTTTTTGGTATTACACAAGGTGTTGAGGCAAAACCAAGAACCCAGTTTGCTAAAGCTCGCCTTTATGCCAAAAATTTAGATACCATCGCACCATTAGATGATTGGTTTCGGCAACAACACATTGATGTAATAACACAAAAAAGCCAAATAGACTCTGTAAAAGCCATCAGCTATGTCCTTAACGTTATTTTTTCCGTGATTGCTTGGGTCTCACTATTAGGTTGTATTGCCTCATTAATTGGCGCATTCCTCGCCAATATTGACCGCAAACGTAAAGACATGGCGGTACTACGTCTATTGGGTTTTCGTCAATTTGCCGTTTCTTTATATATTGTGTTGCAAGCACTGTTATTAACCTGCGTTGCTTTTATTTTAGCCCTTGGGCTTTATGGTATTGGTAGCACCTTATTTACTACATTATTAGGCACACACTTACCTGAACAAGCCTTTGTTTGTCAGTTAACGTTTTGGGATTTATTGATTGCCATGTGCAGTGCCTTACTGGTGGCCTTAGTTGTGGCCAGTATTGGCGCATTACGTGCCGTTTCGATTGAACCTGCGGAGAGCTTACGTGAAATTTAA
- the lolD_4 gene encoding lipoprotein releasing system, ATP-binding protein encodes MIQIEGMAITRGDAQQGFRVALPSLALKKGEIGALTGLSGCGKSTLLEMIGLILRPDELTHFQLDDELTLTQAVLNNEQAQLASLRAEKLGFMLQSGGLLPFLTVMQNIQLPRKMLGLTPHSSWLAHAIDHLQLRPLLNRLPRQLSIGERQRAAFIRAIAHEPTLLLADEPTAALDPHNAQVLYTLIVEMVKQLEISALVVSHDWSLVERFEFSHYHAQLEGGGSVFIKQ; translated from the coding sequence ATGATCCAGATTGAAGGTATGGCAATTACGCGTGGTGATGCGCAACAGGGTTTTCGTGTTGCGCTTCCTTCATTGGCCCTTAAAAAAGGTGAAATTGGCGCGCTAACTGGATTAAGTGGCTGTGGAAAAAGCACCTTATTGGAAATGATCGGACTCATCTTACGCCCTGATGAATTAACCCATTTTCAACTTGATGATGAATTAACGCTCACACAAGCAGTATTAAATAATGAACAAGCACAACTCGCATCATTACGTGCTGAGAAATTGGGCTTTATGCTTCAAAGTGGGGGGTTACTTCCTTTTTTAACCGTGATGCAAAATATTCAATTACCTCGCAAAATGCTGGGATTAACACCACATTCTTCTTGGCTTGCTCACGCAATTGATCATTTGCAATTACGCCCTTTACTTAATCGCCTACCTCGCCAACTCTCTATTGGTGAACGTCAACGTGCGGCATTTATTCGCGCTATTGCTCATGAGCCCACATTATTACTCGCTGATGAACCCACAGCAGCCCTTGATCCCCATAATGCACAAGTACTGTATACACTGATTGTTGAGATGGTGAAACAGTTAGAGATCTCCGCATTGGTTGTTAGCCACGATTGGTCTTTAGTTGAGCGTTTTGAATTTAGCCACTATCACGCACAATTAGAAGGAGGCGGTAGTGTCTTTATCAAACAATAA
- a CDS encoding Membrane-bound metallopeptidase, whose amino-acid sequence MKFLPLSLAGITLLLSGCVTNPADCDPTAGDVSIITKFNCNYSGTYDNRIEQKKAILGNEQALNTEFKAVLAAIEKEKQQTNADLKSKQASQRALSQSMNNLLNQIRQKTKGQNDIQKQINEIDKQMKAAQNNPSKSVMEKQLELENLQNQVISLQSDLGLK is encoded by the coding sequence ATGAAATTTTTACCTCTTTCCCTTGCTGGCATAACCTTACTATTAAGCGGTTGTGTCACCAATCCCGCTGATTGTGATCCAACAGCGGGTGATGTCAGTATAATTACTAAATTTAACTGTAATTATTCAGGGACTTATGACAATCGTATTGAACAAAAAAAAGCAATTTTAGGTAATGAACAAGCATTAAACACCGAGTTTAAAGCCGTTCTTGCTGCCATTGAGAAAGAAAAACAACAGACCAATGCAGATTTAAAAAGTAAACAAGCTAGTCAGCGAGCATTAAGCCAATCAATGAATAATCTGTTAAATCAAATTCGCCAAAAAACCAAAGGGCAAAATGATATTCAAAAGCAGATCAATGAAATTGATAAGCAAATGAAGGCGGCACAAAACAACCCATCAAAATCAGTGATGGAAAAACAGCTTGAATTAGAGAACTTACAAAATCAAGTCATTAGTCTACAAAGTGACCTAGGACTTAAATAA